From the genome of Eptesicus fuscus isolate TK198812 chromosome 24, DD_ASM_mEF_20220401, whole genome shotgun sequence, one region includes:
- the LOC103301077 gene encoding 60S ribosomal protein L26-like, whose product MQRNTFKDAATVEAPAVKTKFNPFVTSDRSKNRRRHFSAPSHIQRKIMSSLSKELRQKYNVRSVPIREDDKARVVRGHYKGQQMGKLAPVYRKTYARYTERVQREKANGTTVHAGIHPSKVVITRLKLDKDQKKILERKAKSHQVKKEKRKYKEDTIEKMQE is encoded by the coding sequence ATGCAGAGAAACACATTTAAAGACGCGGCCACCGTAGAAGCGCCAGCCGTCAAAACGAAGTTCAATCCCTTTGTGACTTCTGACCGGAGCAAGAACCGTAGAAGGCATTTCAGTGCACCGTCCCACATTCAAAGGAAGATTATGTCCTCTCTTTCCAAAGAGCTGAGACAGAAGTACAACGTTCGATCCGTGCCCATCCGAGAGGATGATAAAGCTCGGGTTGTTCGAGGGCATTACAAAGGGCAGCAAATGGGCAAACTAGCCCCAGTTTACAGGAAGACATATGCCAGGTACACTGAACGAGTGCAACGGGAGAAAGCTAACGGTACAACTGTTCATGCGGGCATTCACCCCAGCAAGGTGGTGATCACTAGACTAAAGCTAGACAAAGACCAAAAAAAGATCCTTGAACGTAAAGCCAAATCTCACcaagtaaaaaaggaaaagagaaaatacaaggAAGACACAATTGAGAAGATGCAGGAATAA